In one Nostoc sp. KVJ3 genomic region, the following are encoded:
- a CDS encoding RibD family protein, whose protein sequence is MSAIQTTVVLAMTVDGKISAVDPQAPRDFDPVDQAHVEYQVSLADLILVGAGTIRTEGVSFTIRNPELLAAREVRGQSPQPITCVVSASLGLSLDLPFLSQDIERWIFTTRTGLERNSDATTLQKLAELIDLGDTDLDWDRAYSLMAERGIHKVVALGGGSLTAALVKAGRIDDWWLTIWPFIYGGKDAPSPVEGEGFVPNAAPHLELIETRQVASQLFLHYRTLN, encoded by the coding sequence ATGTCAGCTATTCAAACAACTGTGGTTCTTGCAATGACGGTCGATGGAAAGATCAGCGCCGTAGATCCTCAAGCACCCCGTGATTTCGATCCAGTCGATCAAGCACACGTGGAGTATCAAGTCTCACTTGCTGATTTAATCCTGGTAGGAGCAGGGACAATTCGGACTGAAGGGGTAAGCTTTACAATTCGCAATCCCGAACTATTGGCAGCACGTGAGGTTCGGGGTCAGTCTCCCCAGCCCATTACCTGCGTTGTCTCAGCTTCCCTTGGTCTATCGCTGGACTTGCCTTTTTTGAGTCAGGACATTGAGCGATGGATATTTACGACACGAACTGGTTTAGAGCGCAATTCTGATGCAACAACCTTGCAAAAGCTAGCTGAATTAATTGATTTGGGAGATACAGACCTAGACTGGGATCGGGCTTACAGCTTGATGGCAGAGCGGGGTATTCACAAGGTTGTGGCTTTGGGAGGTGGCTCTTTAACAGCCGCTCTAGTAAAGGCTGGGCGAATTGATGACTGGTGGTTGACAATTTGGCCTTTCATTTATGGAGGAAAGGATGCACCTAGCCCTGTAGAAGGAGAGGGTTTTGTTCCTAATGCTGCTCCTCATCTGGAACTTATTGAAACTCGTCAGGTTGCAAGTCAGTTGTTTTTACACTACCGCACGCTCAATTGA
- a CDS encoding histidine triad nucleotide-binding protein: MSETTETIFSKIIRREIPVDIVYEDNLALAFKDIHPQAPIHILVIPKKPIPTLADAESQDHALLGHLLLTAKRVAEEAGLKNGYRVVINTGDDGGQTVYHLHLHILGGRQLDWPPG, translated from the coding sequence ATGAGTGAAACTACAGAAACGATTTTCAGCAAAATCATTCGTCGGGAAATTCCCGTTGATATTGTTTATGAGGATAATTTAGCCCTAGCGTTCAAAGATATCCACCCCCAAGCACCCATTCACATCCTCGTCATTCCCAAAAAACCCATTCCCACATTAGCTGATGCTGAATCTCAGGATCATGCTTTGTTAGGGCATCTTTTGTTAACCGCCAAACGTGTTGCTGAAGAGGCTGGGCTGAAAAACGGTTATCGAGTAGTCATCAATACTGGTGATGATGGCGGTCAGACGGTCTACCACTTACATTTGCATATTTTGGGAGGACGGCAGTTAGATTGGCCTCCTGGTTAA
- a CDS encoding amino acid transporter, translated as MTKSIVSTKRLGNQLMLWLLEEDRREKEGPYRKEEAHRQHPWWQVMCLTGVDYFSTLGYQPGIAALAAGALSPIATLILVLLTLFGALPIYRRIAAESPHGEGSIAMLERLLPWWQGKLLVLCLLGFVATDFIITITLSAADATAHIIENPLTPNWFHSQTIAITLLLVALLGAVFLRGFREAIGIAVVLVGVYLLLNFIVVSVGLYQILTHPGAIANWQTALFTRNSNPLMLIGISLLIFPKLALGLSGFETGVTVMPLVKGSNDNTIQQPKGRIRNTRKLLTSAALIMSFFLLTTSLITTLLIPVAEFASGGKANGRALAYLAHLYLGNGFGTIYDLSTISILWFAGASAMAGLLNIVPRYLPRYGMAPNWARVTRPLVLVYTAIAFVVTIIFRANVEAQGGAYATGVLVLITSAAFAVTLSAHRHREKRAKLVFGIITLLFLYTTVVNIIERPEGIRIAGFFIGAIIFTSLVSRVWRSTELRAERIELDELAGQFLTEESQGAIRLIANRLNTGDVLEYFLKEKEVREDNHIPPNDPILFLEIQVSDASEFADIIKVKGVQVGDYRILRAESAAVPNAIAALLLYIRDHTGKIPHAYFGWVEGNPIQYLLRFILFGEGDIAVVTREVLRRAEKNPHKRPGVHVGG; from the coding sequence ATGACTAAATCAATTGTTTCAACAAAACGGCTCGGCAATCAGCTAATGCTCTGGTTGCTTGAAGAAGACCGACGCGAGAAGGAAGGGCCTTACCGCAAGGAAGAAGCACATCGCCAGCATCCTTGGTGGCAGGTAATGTGCTTGACTGGTGTAGATTATTTCTCAACCCTTGGCTATCAACCTGGAATTGCAGCATTGGCAGCCGGCGCTCTTTCTCCTATAGCTACCCTGATTCTAGTTTTGCTGACACTTTTTGGAGCATTGCCAATCTATCGGCGCATTGCTGCTGAAAGCCCTCATGGTGAAGGGTCGATCGCAATGTTAGAACGTTTACTACCTTGGTGGCAAGGCAAATTACTTGTGCTGTGCTTACTCGGCTTTGTGGCAACCGACTTTATTATTACCATTACCCTGTCGGCTGCTGATGCTACAGCTCATATCATTGAAAATCCCCTTACCCCAAATTGGTTTCACAGTCAGACGATCGCAATCACCTTACTATTAGTTGCATTACTAGGCGCAGTTTTCTTGAGGGGTTTCCGAGAAGCGATTGGGATTGCAGTCGTTTTGGTAGGAGTTTATCTGCTGTTAAACTTTATTGTTGTTAGTGTTGGTCTGTATCAGATTTTAACTCACCCAGGAGCGATCGCTAACTGGCAGACTGCACTTTTTACCCGCAATTCCAACCCTTTGATGCTAATCGGTATATCTCTGCTCATATTCCCCAAACTAGCGTTAGGATTATCAGGCTTTGAGACTGGCGTTACCGTTATGCCCCTCGTCAAAGGCAGCAACGACAACACTATACAGCAGCCCAAAGGACGGATTCGGAATACACGGAAGTTGCTTACCAGTGCTGCTCTGATTATGAGCTTCTTTTTGCTCACTACCAGCCTTATAACCACTCTACTGATTCCAGTCGCAGAATTTGCCTCTGGGGGCAAAGCTAACGGACGGGCCCTTGCTTATTTAGCACATCTCTATCTAGGGAATGGCTTTGGCACAATTTACGATTTAAGCACTATTTCTATTTTGTGGTTTGCAGGTGCATCTGCAATGGCAGGACTACTAAATATTGTGCCTCGCTACCTACCACGCTATGGTATGGCACCCAATTGGGCGCGAGTAACGCGACCTTTAGTCTTAGTCTATACAGCGATCGCCTTTGTTGTCACAATTATCTTTCGGGCAAACGTGGAAGCCCAAGGTGGAGCTTACGCAACAGGTGTACTGGTACTAATCACCTCAGCCGCCTTTGCCGTAACCTTATCAGCCCACCGTCATAGAGAGAAGCGAGCAAAACTCGTTTTCGGCATTATTACACTGTTATTTTTATATACCACTGTTGTTAATATCATCGAAAGACCAGAGGGGATTAGAATCGCTGGGTTTTTCATCGGTGCGATCATATTTACCTCGCTAGTTTCTCGTGTTTGGCGTTCAACAGAACTGCGAGCAGAGCGGATAGAACTTGACGAACTTGCTGGCCAATTCCTTACCGAAGAGAGCCAGGGAGCAATACGACTAATTGCAAATCGGTTGAATACAGGCGATGTCCTAGAGTATTTTTTAAAAGAGAAAGAGGTACGCGAAGACAACCATATTCCACCTAACGATCCGATTCTTTTTCTAGAGATTCAAGTATCAGATGCTTCGGAGTTTGCGGATATCATCAAAGTCAAAGGGGTGCAAGTTGGCGATTATCGCATTTTACGGGCTGAGAGCGCAGCAGTACCTAATGCGATCGCAGCTTTATTACTATATATTCGTGACCATACAGGTAAGATTCCCCATGCTTACTTCGGCTGGGTTGAGGGCAATCCCATCCAATATTTACTGCGTTTTATCTTGTTTGGAGAGGGTGATATTGCTGTAGTTACCCGTGAAGTACTCCGTCGGGCTGAAAAAAATCCTCACAAGCGTCCTGGCGTTCATGTCGGCGGTTAA
- a CDS encoding UbiD family decarboxylase: MARDLRGFIKILEERGQLRRISALVDPDLEIAEISNRMLQKGGPGLLFENVKGASFPVAVNLMGTVERICWAMNMQHPEELETLGKKLSMLQQPKPPKKISQAIDFGKVLFDVVKAKPGRDFFPACQQVVLQGDDLDLNKLPLIRPYIGDAGKIITLGLVITKDCETGTPNVGVYRLQLQSKNTMTVHWLSVRGGARHLRKAAERGKKLEVAIALGVDPLIIMAAATPIPVDLSEWLFAGLYGGSGVQLAKCKTVDLEVPADSEFVLEGTITPGEVLPDGPFGDHMGYYGGVEDSPLIRFECMTHRKNPIYLTTFSGRPPKEEAMMAIALNRIYTPILRQQVSEIVDFFLPMEALSYKAAIISIDKAYPGQARRAALAFWSALPQFTYTKFVIVVDKDINIRDPRQVVWAISSKVDPVRDVFILPNTPFDTLDFASEKIGLGGRMGIDATTKIPPETNHEWGSPLESDPDVAAMVERRWTEYGLAELELGEVDPNLFGYDMK; the protein is encoded by the coding sequence ATGGCGAGAGACTTGCGAGGATTCATTAAAATTCTAGAAGAACGAGGACAATTACGGCGAATTTCAGCTTTAGTTGACCCAGATTTAGAAATTGCTGAGATTTCCAACCGGATGCTGCAAAAAGGTGGCCCAGGGTTGTTGTTTGAAAATGTCAAAGGCGCTTCCTTCCCGGTAGCGGTGAATTTGATGGGAACTGTGGAAAGGATTTGCTGGGCGATGAATATGCAGCATCCAGAGGAGTTGGAAACTCTGGGGAAAAAATTGAGTATGTTGCAACAGCCAAAACCACCGAAGAAAATTTCTCAGGCGATAGATTTTGGGAAAGTGCTGTTTGATGTGGTGAAGGCGAAACCAGGACGAGATTTTTTCCCTGCTTGTCAGCAAGTTGTGCTGCAAGGTGATGATTTAGATTTAAACAAGTTGCCTTTAATACGTCCTTATATTGGTGATGCTGGCAAGATTATCACCCTTGGACTGGTAATTACTAAAGATTGTGAGACGGGGACACCAAATGTAGGTGTGTATCGTTTACAACTACAATCTAAAAATACGATGACGGTTCACTGGTTATCAGTGCGGGGTGGGGCGAGGCATTTGCGAAAAGCAGCGGAACGTGGGAAGAAATTAGAAGTTGCGATCGCACTTGGTGTAGATCCTCTAATTATTATGGCAGCAGCTACGCCCATCCCTGTAGATTTATCAGAATGGCTATTTGCAGGACTATACGGCGGTTCTGGTGTGCAGTTGGCGAAGTGTAAAACTGTAGATTTGGAAGTTCCCGCAGATTCCGAATTTGTCTTGGAAGGGACGATTACACCAGGAGAAGTGTTACCAGATGGGCCATTTGGCGACCACATGGGTTATTACGGTGGCGTTGAGGATTCGCCATTGATTCGCTTTGAGTGTATGACGCACCGGAAAAATCCGATTTACTTAACAACATTTAGCGGTCGTCCACCGAAAGAAGAAGCGATGATGGCGATCGCACTAAATCGCATTTATACGCCCATACTGCGACAACAAGTCTCAGAAATTGTCGATTTCTTCCTCCCAATGGAAGCTTTGAGTTACAAAGCCGCAATCATTTCCATAGATAAAGCATATCCAGGACAAGCGCGACGGGCAGCTTTAGCGTTTTGGAGTGCCTTACCACAATTTACATACACAAAATTTGTAATTGTTGTGGATAAAGATATAAATATTCGCGATCCGCGGCAAGTTGTGTGGGCAATTAGTTCCAAAGTTGACCCAGTGCGGGATGTGTTTATCTTGCCAAATACACCTTTTGATACATTGGATTTTGCCAGTGAAAAGATTGGCTTAGGTGGACGGATGGGAATTGATGCGACTACAAAGATTCCACCGGAAACAAACCATGAATGGGGTTCGCCTTTGGAGTCTGACCCAGATGTGGCGGCGATGGTAGAGAGACGATGGACGGAATATGGTTTAGCAGAGTTGGAGTTAGGAGAAGTAGACCCAAATTTGTTTGGTTATGATATGAAGTAA
- a CDS encoding DUF6883 domain-containing protein — MRVQDKVYFVNVKKIEDSPFGTRYAVEGTLLSPDGRNPVICSAWFIETGETIPKFVTSYPLKRREQ, encoded by the coding sequence GTGAGAGTTCAAGATAAAGTGTATTTTGTCAATGTTAAAAAGATTGAAGATTCACCATTCGGAACTCGATATGCTGTAGAAGGTACACTGCTTTCACCAGATGGTAGAAACCCTGTGATTTGTTCGGCTTGGTTTATTGAAACAGGGGAAACTATTCCTAAGTTTGTTACTTCATACCCACTAAAACGGAGAGAACAATGA
- a CDS encoding DUF4926 domain-containing protein → MIQELDRVILTNDLPEYSLEQGDIGTVVLVHQGGKGYEVEFVTLDGETVAIVSLYSIQVLPIGRREIARSRLMN, encoded by the coding sequence ATGATTCAAGAACTTGATAGGGTTATTCTGACTAATGATCTCCCAGAATATAGTTTAGAACAGGGTGATATAGGCACAGTTGTTTTAGTACATCAGGGTGGCAAAGGATATGAGGTTGAATTTGTCACATTGGATGGGGAAACTGTCGCAATTGTTTCACTCTACAGCATACAAGTACTTCCCATTGGTAGAAGAGAAATTGCGCGATCGCGGCTGATGAATTAA
- a CDS encoding type II toxin-antitoxin system VapC family toxin, which produces MIIVDTGFWLALIDKKDTHHERAKQALKQYNEPLITTWCVVTETCYLLLTRKGVDAEIIFLNSLQQELFTIFNLELHHTARIIELIKKYSDLPMDLADASLVILAEHLGCGRIFSVDQRDFNTYRWKQSYPFENLLF; this is translated from the coding sequence ATGATCATCGTTGATACAGGATTTTGGTTAGCTCTTATTGATAAAAAAGACACTCACCACGAAAGAGCAAAACAAGCTTTAAAACAATATAATGAACCTTTAATTACAACATGGTGTGTTGTCACAGAAACTTGTTATCTTTTGCTAACTCGCAAGGGAGTTGACGCTGAAATTATTTTTCTAAATAGTCTGCAACAAGAATTATTTACGATTTTTAATTTAGAACTTCACCATACTGCTCGAATTATTGAATTAATAAAAAAATATTCTGATCTTCCAATGGATTTGGCTGATGCTTCCCTAGTAATTTTAGCAGAGCATTTAGGGTGTGGACGCATTTTTTCAGTAGATCAGCGTGATTTTAATACCTATCGTTGGAAGCAAAGTTATCCTTTTGAAAATCTCCTATTTTGA
- a CDS encoding DUF2281 domain-containing protein — protein MVIKFEEISRDIDTLPEEAQILLLDFIQLLKKRYPQPESENNSQEKSLYEKFDEIGLIGCCSADENLSTTYKEVLSNTLDHKYDHR, from the coding sequence ATGGTAATCAAATTTGAAGAAATATCTAGAGATATTGATACTTTACCAGAAGAAGCTCAAATCTTACTACTTGATTTTATTCAGTTACTCAAAAAGCGTTATCCACAACCAGAGTCAGAAAATAATAGTCAGGAAAAAAGCCTCTATGAAAAGTTTGATGAAATTGGATTAATTGGTTGTTGTTCTGCTGACGAAAATCTATCAACCACATACAAAGAAGTTTTATCTAATACATTAGATCATAAATATGATCATCGTTGA
- a CDS encoding phosphoketolase: MTAISPKASSALPNFSEGIQYFGEALPDFETYGATPAIESGKVAIASPTDKASVYQTLLAADALRYLTLQVTASKASGHPGGFASQAEAYASLVMLGYKNIITEVGHHAPGFYSAMFLDRSLEDMGIFTVQQLRDRFREKHGLLGHLSGFIPGILAPAGPLGQGQHFAMAAALLHKDKLFPFTVGDGGLGEPYIVSAIAHFHTAYPAVTNFLPVLVWNGYSQEHHSMVSLKTNEQMQAYWQGNGFDEVVLVDAKDFDDRDQPGDYVDSTAFSFEKRLAFTQAVLSGVDKAARFALGGKLTVFIIKQLKGAGVHARGAKSHNLYPKDTLDAPHIISALQTRALSAEAWQLVRTNAERAGGGPAAKTVVTEFELPLPDLGELPLEEYAVGGEPKVSTTAMGRLVGIVGNKDRNFLVTNADGNEASGIANINQALKIIHPTTDDLYNQAPNGQVYEPLSEDACAGLAAGLALMGARTLWCSYESFAINGLPIWQTVTQSMAELRRQTPSTITLFTAGALEQGRNGWTHQRPEIEAYFASLMRNGNVFPLFPPDANSIQACYDWALKTKNKGIVITASKSPLPIRTTLEQTRQGLRDGAVLLHEVAGDKQVVFAVIGDLTLIPVFEAAAFLETEGIGVKIVSVINPRQLYRSDDTAWDTCSEPEGGFLDDAKFAELFDGDALIAVTGGAAAMLEPILLRTTAKRDTFAWKRGETTASAGELMGFNGLTAEALTKRAIALVH; encoded by the coding sequence ATGACTGCAATCTCCCCAAAGGCATCTTCAGCGCTTCCCAATTTTTCGGAAGGGATTCAATATTTTGGTGAAGCGTTACCAGATTTTGAAACTTATGGTGCAACACCTGCTATCGAGTCGGGTAAAGTAGCGATCGCATCTCCCACTGACAAAGCCTCTGTATATCAAACTTTACTAGCTGCCGATGCCCTGCGCTACCTAACTTTGCAAGTTACTGCTAGCAAAGCTTCTGGGCATCCCGGCGGATTCGCTAGCCAAGCAGAAGCTTACGCATCTCTTGTCATGCTGGGATACAAGAACATTATTACCGAAGTGGGACACCACGCCCCTGGATTTTATAGTGCCATGTTCTTGGATCGATCGCTAGAGGATATGGGAATTTTTACAGTCCAACAATTGCGCGATCGCTTCCGAGAAAAGCACGGATTATTAGGACACCTTTCTGGTTTCATTCCCGGTATTCTCGCACCTGCGGGGCCTTTGGGACAAGGGCAACATTTTGCAATGGCGGCTGCACTATTACACAAAGATAAGTTATTTCCCTTTACAGTTGGGGATGGTGGATTGGGTGAGCCTTATATTGTAAGTGCGATCGCACATTTCCATACTGCCTATCCTGCTGTCACTAACTTTTTACCGGTGTTGGTGTGGAACGGTTACAGCCAAGAACATCACAGCATGGTTTCCCTCAAAACCAATGAACAGATGCAAGCATATTGGCAAGGTAACGGTTTTGATGAAGTCGTGTTAGTTGATGCCAAAGACTTTGACGATCGAGATCAGCCAGGGGATTACGTTGATAGTACCGCCTTTTCCTTTGAGAAACGTCTAGCATTTACGCAAGCAGTACTTTCCGGTGTGGATAAAGCAGCGCGTTTTGCACTGGGTGGTAAACTTACCGTCTTCATTATTAAACAACTCAAAGGTGCAGGAGTTCACGCGCGGGGTGCAAAATCTCACAACCTCTATCCTAAAGATACGCTGGATGCGCCGCATATTATCAGTGCATTGCAAACCCGTGCTTTATCTGCGGAAGCTTGGCAATTAGTCAGAACAAATGCCGAACGCGCAGGTGGTGGCCCAGCAGCGAAAACTGTGGTGACAGAATTTGAATTACCATTACCAGATTTAGGTGAATTACCTTTAGAAGAATATGCAGTTGGCGGTGAACCAAAAGTTTCTACAACCGCAATGGGAAGATTGGTAGGAATCGTAGGAAATAAAGATCGAAATTTCCTTGTCACCAACGCTGATGGTAACGAAGCATCTGGAATTGCCAATATCAACCAAGCATTAAAGATTATCCACCCCACAACCGACGATTTATATAATCAAGCACCAAATGGACAAGTTTATGAACCATTGAGTGAAGATGCTTGTGCTGGTTTAGCTGCGGGTTTAGCGTTAATGGGTGCGAGAACTTTGTGGTGTTCTTACGAATCTTTTGCCATCAACGGATTACCAATTTGGCAAACTGTAACCCAATCAATGGCAGAATTGCGCCGTCAAACTCCCTCGACTATTACTTTATTCACAGCCGGGGCATTAGAGCAAGGGCGCAACGGTTGGACTCACCAACGTCCCGAAATTGAAGCTTACTTTGCTTCGTTGATGCGAAATGGAAATGTTTTTCCATTATTTCCCCCTGATGCTAATAGTATTCAAGCTTGTTATGACTGGGCATTGAAAACTAAGAATAAGGGAATTGTGATTACAGCTAGTAAATCGCCATTGCCAATTCGCACAACTTTAGAACAAACTCGTCAAGGATTGCGCGATGGTGCAGTGTTATTACATGAAGTTGCTGGTGATAAGCAAGTTGTATTTGCTGTAATTGGCGATTTAACATTAATACCAGTATTTGAAGCTGCTGCTTTCTTAGAAACTGAAGGTATTGGTGTGAAGATAGTTTCTGTTATTAATCCTCGGCAATTATACCGTAGTGATGATACTGCGTGGGATACCTGCTCCGAACCCGAAGGCGGTTTCTTGGATGATGCGAAATTTGCCGAATTATTTGATGGTGATGCGTTAATTGCTGTTACAGGTGGTGCTGCGGCGATGCTAGAACCCATCCTGTTGCGGACTACAGCCAAGCGCGACACTTTTGCTTGGAAGCGTGGCGAAACTACAGCCAGTGCTGGTGAGTTGATGGGGTTTAATGGATTGACTGCTGAGGCGTTGACTAAGAGGGCGATCGCATTAGTGCATTAA
- a CDS encoding cytochrome P450: MKLLNGPQTPAFLQMMRWIANPMTFMEACAKSYGEIFSIRLEKNFPTLVIVSNPQALQQILTNDTKELEAPGDLNRTFESLLGKHSVITISGAEHQRQRQLLMPPFHGERMRNYSQVIIDVTQKVISQYQIGKPFNIRSATQAITLRVIMQAVFGLHEGPRAEKLEQFLGDLLEKGSSRLIVALLYFPALQRDFGPINFWGKQMRRQQEADELIYEEIRERREQADSSRTDILSLLMAATDEAGQPMTDEELRDELMTLLVAGHETTATALAWALYWIHKLPSVRQKLLQELDSLGDNPDPSTVFKLPYLNAVCSETLRIYPVGIITFPRVVKTPISLGGYELEPGTVLLGSIYLTHHREDIYPEPKQFKPERFLERQFSPYEYLPFGGGTRRCIGLAFAQLEMKLALVEILSSQELKLVDTGEVRPKRRGLVTGPDRPIQMVVTSKRQVKSPILQTTTV; encoded by the coding sequence ATGAAATTGCTAAACGGCCCACAAACTCCAGCATTTTTACAGATGATGCGCTGGATTGCTAATCCGATGACATTTATGGAAGCTTGTGCCAAAAGCTATGGGGAAATTTTTTCTATCAGGTTAGAGAAAAATTTTCCTACTTTGGTAATTGTCAGTAACCCCCAAGCACTACAGCAAATTTTGACAAATGATACCAAGGAATTAGAAGCGCCTGGCGATCTGAATCGGACATTTGAATCTTTATTGGGTAAGCATTCTGTAATTACCATTAGTGGCGCAGAACACCAGCGCCAACGCCAGTTGTTAATGCCTCCCTTCCACGGCGAAAGAATGCGAAACTATAGCCAGGTGATTATCGATGTTACCCAAAAAGTTATCAGCCAATACCAGATAGGCAAACCCTTCAATATTCGGTCTGCTACCCAAGCCATTACCCTGCGGGTGATTATGCAAGCTGTGTTTGGTCTACATGAAGGGCCTCGCGCCGAAAAACTAGAGCAATTTTTGGGCGATCTTTTAGAAAAAGGCAGTTCTCGGTTAATTGTGGCTTTGCTTTATTTCCCCGCTTTACAAAGGGATTTTGGCCCGATTAACTTCTGGGGAAAGCAGATGCGCCGTCAACAAGAAGCTGACGAACTCATCTACGAGGAAATTCGGGAACGTCGAGAACAAGCAGATTCATCACGCACAGATATTCTCAGCTTACTCATGGCTGCTACAGATGAAGCCGGTCAACCCATGACTGATGAAGAGTTGCGCGATGAATTGATGACTTTATTAGTCGCCGGTCATGAAACCACAGCCACAGCCTTAGCATGGGCATTGTATTGGATTCACAAATTACCATCAGTCCGCCAAAAGCTACTGCAAGAGTTAGATAGTTTGGGCGATAATCCAGATCCTAGCACCGTTTTCAAGTTACCTTATCTCAATGCTGTTTGCTCCGAAACATTGCGGATTTACCCAGTAGGAATAATTACTTTTCCGAGGGTAGTAAAAACACCAATATCATTAGGTGGTTACGAACTAGAACCGGGTACAGTCCTACTTGGTTCCATTTATTTAACCCACCATCGGGAAGATATTTACCCAGAACCAAAGCAGTTTAAGCCAGAACGCTTTTTAGAACGGCAATTTTCCCCTTATGAATATTTACCTTTTGGCGGTGGTACAAGGCGCTGTATAGGTCTAGCATTTGCTCAGTTGGAAATGAAGCTAGCACTTGTAGAAATCCTTTCTAGTCAAGAATTAAAGCTAGTTGACACTGGTGAAGTGCGACCTAAACGCCGTGGTTTGGTGACAGGGCCAGATCGTCCTATTCAGATGGTTGTCACAAGTAAGCGTCAGGTGAAGTCTCCTATTTTACAGACAACTACTGTTTAA